The Megalops cyprinoides isolate fMegCyp1 chromosome 9, fMegCyp1.pri, whole genome shotgun sequence genome has a window encoding:
- the LOC118783345 gene encoding protein MB21D2-like, which translates to MAAPIVASRAGSANSVGNSPTATPNNPNNNNKIIPSYPELDFRSGARIEELNKLIQEFSKHDQREYDDQRALEIHTAKDFIFSMLGMVQKLDQKLPVANEYLLLSGGVREGVVDMDLDELNVYARGTDFDLDFTLLVPALKLHDRNQPVTLDMRHSALCHSWLSLRLFDEGTINKWKDCCTIVDHINGATNYFFSPTLVADWFYESISVVLQEVQKKPQRGMPKVEKVEKNGTIISIILGVGSSRMLYDIVPVVSFKGWPAVAQSWLMENHFWDGKITEEEVISGFYLLPACSCTGRKENEWRLSFARSEVQLKKCISSSLMQAYQACKALIIKLLSRPKAISPYHLRSMMLWSCDRLPANYLSQDDFSAHFLLGLIDDLQHCLVNKMCPNYFIPQCNMLEHLSDEMAMLHARKLSSVRSDPAEHLRTAIEHAKAANRLTLDMQRRGSAASLPSPQSDLGDHQPDDRLAKKLQQLVTENPGKSISVFINPDDVTRPHFRIDDKFF; encoded by the exons ATGGCGGCCCCTATTGTAGCCAGCCGGGCTGGATCCGCCAATAGCGTCGGGAACAGCCCGACTGCAACACCTAACAacccaaataataataacaaaatcatCCCCAGTTATCCCGAACTCGATTTCAGGTCTGGCGCGAGGATTGAGGAGCTGAACAAGCTGATCCAGGAATTCAGCAAACACGATCAACGCGAATATGACGACCAAAGAGCCTTGGAAATCCACACCGCTAAGGACTTCATCTTCTCTATGCTTG gcaTGGTGCAGAAGCTGGACCAGAAACTCCCCGTGGCAAATGAGTACCTCCTGCTGTCAGGCGGGGTGCGGGAAGGGGTGGTGGACATGGACCTGGATGAGCTCAACGTGTACGCCAGGGGAACGGACTTCGACCTGGACTTCACACTGCTGGTCCCTGCGCTCAAGCTGCACGACCGCAACCAGCCGGTCACTCTGGACATGCGGCACTCCGCCCTCTGCCACTCGTGGCTCAGCCTGCGCCTCTTCGACGAGGGCACCATCAACAAGTGGAAGGACTGCTGCACCATCGTCGACCACATCAACGGCGCCACCAATTACTTCTTCTCCCCGACGCTGGTGGCGGACTGGTTCTACGAGTCCATCAGCGTGGTGCTGCAGGAGGTGCAGAAGAAGCCGCAGCGCGGGATGCCCaaggtggagaaggtggagaagaaCGGCACCATCATCTCCATCATCCTGGGAGTGGGCAGCAGCCGCATGCTGTACGACATCGTGCCCGTGGTGTCCTTCAAGGGCTGGCCGGCCGTGGCGCAGAGCTGGCTGATGGAGAACCACTTCTGGGACGGCAAGATCACGGAGGAGGAGGTGATCAGCGGCTTCTACCTGCTGCCGGCCTGTTCCTGCACGGGCAGGAAGGAGAACGAGTGGCGCCTGTCGTTCGCCCGCAGCGAGGTGCAGCTGAAGAAGTGCATCTCCAGCAGCCTGATGCAGGCCTACCAGGCCTGCAAGGCCCTCATCATCAAACTGCTGTCCAGGCCCAAAGCCATCAGCCCCTACCACCTGCGCAGCATGAtgctgtggtcatgtgacagacTCCCAGCCAATTATCTGTCTCAGGATGACTTCTCTGCCCACTTCCTGCTGGGCCTCATTGATGACTTGCAGCACTGCCTGGTTAACAAGATGTGCCCCAACTACTTCATCCCACAGTGCAACATGCTTGAGCACCTGTCGGATGAGATGGCGATGTTGCACGCGCGCAAGCTCTCCTCGGTCCGGTCCGACCCAGCCGAGCACCTGCGCACTGCAATTGAGCATGCCAAGGCTGCTAACCGGCTGACCCTGGACATGCAGCGGCGTGGCAGCGCGGCCAGCCTCCCCTCCCCGCAGTCTGACCTGGGGGACCACCAACCGGACGACCGGCTCGCCaagaagctgcagcagctggtcaCAGAGAATCCAGGGAAGTCCATTTCCGTGTTCATCAACCCTGACGATGTCACACGACCGCACTTCCGCATTGATGACAAGTTCTTCTGA